In Kryptolebias marmoratus isolate JLee-2015 linkage group LG11, ASM164957v2, whole genome shotgun sequence, the following proteins share a genomic window:
- the srgap1a gene encoding SLIT-ROBO Rho GTPase-activating protein 1 isoform X7 codes for MSTPRFKKDKEIIAEYESQVKEIRAQLVEQQKCLDQQTEMRVQLLQDLQDFFRKKAEIEMEYSRNLEKLAERFMAKTRSTKDHQQYKKDQNLLSPVNCWYLLLNQVRRESKDHATLSDIYLNNVIMRFMQISEDSTRLLKKSKEIAFQLQEDLMKVLNELYTVMKTYHMYHSESINAESKLKEAEKQEEKQIGRGDPVFSIRMEKKIEKIKEKRQAKYSENKLKSIKARNEYLLTLEATNASVFKYYIHDLSDLIDCCDLGYHASLNRSLRTYLSAEYNLETSRHEGLDIIENAVDSLDPRSDRQRFMEMYPTAFCPPAKFEFQSHMGDEVSQISLQPPVNGELILRFQQLQSRLATLKIENEEVKKTSEATLTTIQDMVTIEDYDVSECFHHSRSTESVKSTVSETYLSKPSIAKRRANQQETEQFYFMKFREFLEGSNLISKLQAKHDLLKRTLGDGHRADYMTTRSQEAKLHYVTHSHTQPRSLQEAVPCRTRHEMDADTYDAPSGSDISLRPVICSGKERGKEI; via the exons aGATCAGAGCCCAGCTGGTGGAGCAGCAGAAATGTCTGGACCAGCAGACAGAAATGCgagtccagctgctgcaggacctTCAAGACTTCTTCAGAAAGAAGGCAGAAATTGAGATGGAATACTCCAGGAACCTGGAGAAACTGGCTGAACGCTTCATGGCCAAGACCCGGAGCACCAAGGATCACCAGCAGTACAA AAAAGACCAGAATCTGCTGTCGCCAGTCAACTGTTGGTATCTGCTGCTGAACCAGGTTAGGAGGGAGAGTAAGGACCATGCAACACTGAGTGACATCTACCTCAACAACGTCATCATGAGGTTCATGCAGATCAGTGAGGACTCCACACGGCTACTCAAGAAG aGCAAGGAAATAGCATTCCAGCTCCAGGAAGACCTAATGAAAGTCCTAAATGAGCTTTACACA GTGATGAAGACCTACCACATGTACCACTCAGAGAGCATCAATGCTGAGAGCAAGCTGAAGGAAGCAGAGAAGCAAGAGGAGAAACAGATTGGCCGGGGCGATCCTGTGTTCAGCATACGAATGGAGAAGAAGATTGAGAAGATAAAAGAGAAG CGCCAAGCCAAGTACTCGGAGAACAAGCTGAAGTCGATCAAAGCACGAAACGAGTACTTGCTGACACTGGAGGCAACGAATGCGTCTGTTTTCAAATACTACATCCATGACTTGTCGGACCTAATTGAT TGCTGTGATTTGGGATACCACGCGAGTCTGAATCGGTCTTTGCGGACCTACCTTTCAGCAGAATACAACCTGGAAACGTCGCGTCACGAGGGTCTCGATATCATCGAAAATGCAGTGGACAGCCTGGACCCTCGAAGCGACCGACAGAGGTTCATGGAGATGTACCCCACAGCCTTCTGCCCTCCAGCAAAATTTGAGTTCCAGTCTCACATGGGAGACGAA GTGAGTCAGATCTCTTTACAGCCACCAGTGAACGGGGAGCTCATCCTGAGGTTCCAGCAGCTGCAGTCTCGCTTGGCTACTCTAAAGATCGAAAACGAAGAG gttaaaaaaacatcagaggcCACTTTGACCaccatccaggacatggtaaccATTGAAGACTATGATGTGTCCGAGTGTTTCCACCACAGTCGGTCCACTGAATCCGTCAAGTCCACAGTGTCAGAGACGTACCTCAGCAAGCCCAGCATTGCCAAACGGAGGGCCAACCAGCAGGAGACGGAGCAGTTCTACTTCATG AAATTCCGGGAGTTTCTGGAGGGCAGTAATCTCATCTCCAAACTGCAGGCCAAACACGACTTGCTGAAGAGGACACTTGGTGACG GCCACAGAGCTGACTACATGACCACGAG GTCACAAGAAGCCAAACTGCATTATGTCACTCACAGCCACACACAGCCACGCAGCCTACAAGAGGCTGTTCCCTGCAGGACCCGTCATGAGATGGATGCTGACACATACGATGCTCCCAGTGGGTCTGACATTTCACTGCGCCCTGTGATATGTTCTGGAAAAGAGAGAGGAAAGGAAATATAA